In Rhopalosiphum padi isolate XX-2018 chromosome 3, ASM2088224v1, whole genome shotgun sequence, the genomic stretch ATTTATCATGTCCTCAAACTGATTGCCACTATGTAAGATGATAACACGCAATTtgctaaattttatttaaactattgatTTACATACTTGATTAGAGTCATTTATGGTTAAAGAAAATTTTGATTCGTGGAATTAgagtaatttattatcataggaattattaagaataaatacttataaagacAACAATTTCAAATACTCGGATTTGTATACTATGTAAGGACGgtgatataaactatttttttaggaGAACTATCTTttctttttattcaaaacagctgatttttttgaaaagtttcaatgtataagtaaaaatttgGAAGAatagtcttataatatatattatgttatttatgtttaaagtataatagttCTATCACTCTATcagcatttaataatttatttatggatatttaataatattttgttaaaatcgtccaagtataataaatataatatatatctcggtattttatattttatataataccatattatttctTAACCCTTCGTAACACgtgttatttatcatttttcttttttacacgATCAATTTTatggatacatttttaaataagtaatattttaattcgttgattataaaacgtaattagttttaaaataatataaaaaaaatgtttttttaatgaatatcaaAAGTTAACTTTTCTATAgtacttacattaaaataaataaactattattattattatttactattattgatttaatttatgtaaaaatagtaGAACAAAGTTATGAGTAGTGTACGATGTATTAattagaacaataataataataaaaagcccATTGATTTAGACTAGttgataattatgtaattaggGTTCAAAACCATCGTTTTCGGTGACACACATAAGACTTATTGTGTTCACTAGTTGTGGAAATATAGTAATGAAAACTATGTGAGTTGCAGACGTCAAATACATGAAGATTTATGAGTGACATGCAAATTATgggtatgaaatatttatttttatgatttttgggaacttgaaagttattaatatttttatacttgtattgCTATTGAATAATTGATAGgctcaattaaaaatatcactaCCAAACGAAAAACAAGTCGTATCCCTCGAATGTAAGCAAGTAATTATTaatgcaatttaattatattatatttttaattttaaagttttgagaAACTATTTGAGATATTAACTTTTCGGCCACGATTAGTATTTGTAAATCAAAATCTATGTCTACACGACCGttatgtaaaacataataaccCAGGGAATCTAACTATAGTTGCAGTAAAACATACTTTATAGCCGTTGTAATGACGACGACTATTCATTTCTAGTTTAGTTCCACTGAAGCCATGCACCGATTCATGGTCGGCTCCCGATCTCATCCTTTGCCTTTCACAAGGTGTCATCAccttttttttctctttaagACTAATCTTAGATTTATTTTTCCGCACAGACCCACTTTTCCGATGTTTCTTCACTGCGACTTTCTCAggtgtttttaatttctttacgaTCTTTTTTTCGGATTGATCGctataacagtataaatataacattatataaaaaataaaatatagtacgtATTATATCACTCGCTGACACATGGACActtcttttaaattatcaaacgcTCCGCAGCGTCAGTATTCTTACTCGAAGGTTTCCAATTGTTTGTCCAACTCTAGTTTAGTGGCTTTTTCCAACTCCAGCGAGCATTTAAGagttacaaattgttttttgcACTCATCTAAGCAGTCATTTAgcgaattcattttattttcatagtctttgatttttttatctttgCATTTTAAAGTTTCCTTCAGTTTTTCTATATCttttttcaattgattttctattaaaatatcacataaaaaacaatttattgcactaatgcattttttttttaaaaccattttatgtaaaaataatattgatgttattattatacctctTGATCGACAGCATTTCAAATCATTTTCCTTACACGCAATCGTTTCATTGCATGATCTTAATTGAGCTGTTACCTCATCCAGATTGGTTTGGTATTCCGATTTTTCCTTATCCAAACACTTATTCATATTCAGTTCTTTTTTACAACGTTCTTCTTCAATGGCACATAATTTTAATTCGGCATCTTTGGCTTTTTGTTcatattgtttcaataatttttccGACTCGTCcagttgacattttaaattttctttttccaAGAAGCCCGCAATACAATCGCACGTTGTCGTGAGTTTTGATTCTTCAGGACGTAAACAGTCGTCTGAATGACAATGTGTTTGTGATGCTGTCTTGAGTGGTGACTCACATAGGCATGTACAACTGATATTTGATTCACATTGGCCAAAGTCACATTTATTGACATTACATGGTTCGGGGCAGCATAGAATGTTATCATTTGGACAGGATTGCTCAATAATCACTGATACCGTTTTACTAATGGGCGGACAAATATCCGGACAACACAAATTTGTCTGTAGTCCTATATGAGTAGATTCTTTTGTCATTTTACAATCGATAATTgagaaattattttcatagtgtAGTGCCTGTACATCATCATTTGTAGCATTACATGACGCGTTGTTTTCATcattaaaactgaaaatattgaACAGTTAATGAGTGCcacataattgataaaaaaagatagttaaacattaaaatataattaaggcTTATGTGTAAATTAAGGTACTGTCGtagaatatcaaaaaaattcagttaataatttaattgactgttcgatgttaataaaaaaaaaatctttcaaaGTTATTAGTCcttctaaatttattaaaaacaaatatattatattaaataatgcatattatttatatatatatatatatatatatatatatatatatgtcgttGAGCAGAGCAATCAATCAATTTTTGTACCAACTGTAAGTGATATAGTTGATActgcaaaaattaatattatacaacataataatatacaaattttaccaGCAGTAGTCTCCTATCTCATATTGACATTCGGTGGATTTCAGACTAGTTGGTTTTATTGATTGCTCCATGTTACAATTCGTTGTCAGACAGTTGaccatattacaatatttgtcATTGATTTTTTCTTTTAGACATATCTCCTCGTTCAATTTCAACTCAGTATCTTGTAGCTTTTGTTCTGTACAACTCAAGTTGACACAAGTTGTGTCTAATTTATTTTGGACGTAGTTGATTTctgaattcaaattttcaatttcttcATTCGCTTTCGCCAGTTCTTCTTTATATACAACCAAATCTTTTCGTACATATGATTCATTTTTTCTTACACAAACGAgtgtattattcaatttatcgaTGTCTTCGCAATGCACGACATTTGTCGCTTCTAAATTACGATTTTGACAAGTTAATACGTGGTTTTTCTGTATTGTATCTTCTAGTTCTCTTTTCATAGCATCCACAGTTGTACATAGCATTGACACGTGTTCTTTATTTTCTTCGTTTTCCTTGTTCAATTCAAATTCTCGAGTTTGCAACAGTTGAATCTTCTCAATAAATTGCGAAAGTTCTTTTTCGTTTAACAGGTTTTTTGTCATTAATGAATCATattgagttttataatatttaagttcagTTTTCAAGttctcaatattattgtttaatgacTTAATTTGTtgctcataatattttttgtcttcatcatttaaatttttcaaaaattgttcatatttttcagCCTTTAATTTAGTAGTAACTAATTCTTTTCTTAATTGctcaatagttaaatttaattcgttGATTATttcgttgtattttttttctgcaatacatttattttcctTAAGTTCAGCAATTTCcactatatataatttgttttgaaccTCAAAACCTTTTATTACGGCTTCAAATTTAAGAATTCGTTTACAAAGATtttcaacattataaatattttttctgtttttgtttttttctatttctaatTCGTTCTTCAGTTCTACATTTTGTATACAGATGTTCTTACATTGATTGTcacaaattgttttcaaatttactGTTTCTTTTAACTGGAGTTTCATATcgcataatttattttccaatcCATCTATGATTTTAATATCGTTTGAAAGTGTTTGTGTTTTTTCACAGATTTCTTTTGATATGCATTCATCAGCGCAGAGATTTACCTTTGAACAAGATTTCATGTTATTTAATTCCTCTTTCTGCTCttcaaatttgtttaatagttGTTCATGATTCTCAGTCGTAGAATACAATTCTTCTGTTACTTGACTTAATCTATTTTCCAAATTTGATTTCTCATTTACTATTTGTTTCAACTCGTCTACCAAAATAGTAAAATCTGATCTCATTGTGAATATTTCagagtcttttttttttaacatttctagTTGTTCATTTAATGTGTTCGTAGAACATGCAAAGTCACTTTGACATTGTTTCAGGGCATTACTACTGATATAATTTTCTTCAATTAAACTACTAATAGCCGTCTTTGATTGTTTCAATAACGATAGGATTGAAATACATAACGTTTTTGAATTGCAATATTCATCAATAGCAAGTAGCAACTGTTGTACGTCACTATAGATTTTATCCTCAGAAACATTTTCTACTGAGTTATCTTCACATGACAATTTTGAATCTACTGGTAATTTATCTTCACACGAGCATTTTGAATCTAccgataatttattttcacatgAACATTTTGAATCTAccgataatttattttcacatgAACATTTTGAATctaccaataatttattttcacatgAACATTTTGAATctaccaataatttattttcacatgAACATTTTGAATCTACCGATGATTTATTTTcacttgaacattttaaatctaCTGCTAATTTATCTTCAAAAGAACTTTTTGAATCTACCGTAGATGGTTCCGATTCGTAATCAATACTCGAACAGCATTTACAagtgtttacaattttacagAGTTCTTTTTGGTATTTTTCTCTAATCAATTTTAGCTCattctaaacataaaaatgattttattattttttcaattacctataatatgtatgtacaatataaaacaatcatgcctgatattcatttatttgtttCTCGTTTAATTCTTCATTAAGTTTCAGTCTGTTAATGTCATTATCTTTTGTacacaattcatattttaacttttttattaggGTTATATGACATTTTTCACGTTCAATTAGAATTTGGATTCTTTTACTGTAATCactaatcatttataaaatattagaactataaatatgtataaacatatatattatacatgtttattaaacattataatatttagttatcaatcaataatttttaccaatattgTCTGTTTCTTGATAACGCTGAATTTACTTGTAactgtttgttttgttttattaaatttgaatttgtatcaaataacttattatatttattaactaagtCTTTAAACCTCCGTAAACATTCtgcttcaataaaataattcattacaaTTGTTACAATTAATTAGAATTTacgcaaaacaatttttattttataactaaatatgtttcacgtattatttcatatttattagtttccatagaaatttaaaaattgtaatattttcactattctttatatttttttttatataataaattgaattaaatatagcaataaatagtaataataataataataataataatgttatattatttttttcattcaaacatTCATTTAAgtaggtttatttaataaataattgtacgaataaaataatgattaaatacatatttatataggtataagtatttttatgtatctagGTAAAACTCGTctgtactttaaataaatatgaatttataagtctacgatattatatgatgtcaatgtattataaataaaactgaattTTGAGCGATAGCAGTGAGAGTAGGTTTAACGACATTGTACTAAAATTGTCCGTTAATAAGATTTATTCAAATTCGGAAACTTGACAAAAGGAATAAATGAAACTCCCGACTTTATGCCGGAAGCACCAGCTGCCTGAAGTGAGAAAATCTTTTCTTTAGCAAAATATCACGATCACGCCAGAAAAACAGAAAACCAGGAAATGGCATCGCATAAAAGGATATGAGCAAagaaataactcaaaaataaaaataaaaacgtcgcACAATAAAATTGAGTAAATACTAAAGTATATGTTTGGTCAACATGGAAACGGAAAAAAGttggtgaatattattattattattattattattatttattatagaaggCTAATGGATTCTTATTCTTCCGCATTTATGTGCGGTTGTTGTACTgcaaaattattgtacaatatatttcattcgatattacttaaaattttcaaaacgtaATTTGTttccttataaatattttatcgatttcatgtcaactatgatatattttgtaatttttataaatatattgtatttgattttcTCTGTTATCATGTGTTACAAATGTCAAGAAATCATATCTACAGATAcctaaaaatgtctataatataattgagcATTTGGACGTGCCAATAAAAAAcccgaaatatatatttttttaaataaataatcagcaTTATACGAAAATACATAACGCGTCAGCGAAACTTTGGATAATGTCTTACTAGTCACTACTGACATAGTACGTATCCTGCAATCTTTAGTAAAATCCatagtatctaatatattttatattttttactgtattatgTCCTTCAATAAAGATCTTATTCGAGCGTAAGTTTAAGTTCATTGGTCActtattgattgaaaaaatcaatatcaattcTATTGAAAACCGCATAGTGAAAAattgtaatagtttattatgCTAAAATATTACGTCATGACATGATTATCAAAAGTCATTTTAGGCATGACAGGTTACTAGTCTGCTTATAAATTACTTCTTGTATTACACGTATAGTACAGTGTATAGtacataaatcatttaaaaatatttattattactttcaatTTTCTGAAcaactatatacttatatataatttgctAATTTGAAAGTTGGTAACACAAAACCCTTTCGTTAcaaatgtttaatgataataatgatttatcatgAGTATTAATcgcatacattataatttataatttagtttgatCTTTCAAAAGAGATAGTTGTCGTAGAACAAAAATaacatagaaataaataactatcataaatttatgttagaaaaatgtgttaaaaatctcaaaaaattatggtttgaaagtatcatatttatatacatttactttttttaatggtaataatataaatagtgttttaagtatatatatatatatatattttattatttgtaataagtcATAAACAATCTGTACCAGTAGGCACAATAAGAGTATGAGCTATGGTGAAccaaaaaagaaagaaaacacggaacaatttaaatgaaaaagccACTCATTGATGACACTTCGTCAAAAgtgcataattaataattatttgaatacttgCACACtttgaattttcaataaataaataaaaatgtaatcgaGTGTATGATGCTTgtccataaaaaatgtatacaatgtataagcAATCTAAATCTCCACTATATGTCATAACATGTAACGTTGTTTGTTGattgtattgaattattttttttttttgtatgtataatgttgtataatatcaatTGATCTTTTGAtatcgtattttaaataatccaaAAATTATCTAGTAAGTATATTCTGTGCATCTATAGGTAgatgtttcaaatttttaaatagaacttttttttttctttttgttctcTGACCGCCAACTCCAAATAATGTTAGGTATCGCCCGGTCAGACCTTTATTGAAACGTGCGAAAACACACGACTGCGTCGCGCAGCACAGCGTCATTCAAATAACGACGTAATCATCACAGTCGGTTTACCGCAAATATAGAGTACCTATACGCGCGTAGTGCACGTGCGGTCGCTCCGAAATAAAACGGAACGGCGACCGCTTCCCgcgatttacataataataatattatgttatgcgtTTATGTCGCCAGTACGAGTCGAGGAAAAATAAACGTACAATCGCACGTGCGCTTACGGCAAACTTCTAATAAACATCTCAACAGCCCGATAATACGGCGCCCGGTTGACGAgttacgggggggggggggtgcttgcacggttttttttatttttcggtgGGTATtactcaaaattgaaaatcggtCTTGTCAGATCGCGCACACTCGACGCAGCGGGACGAAAAAACGCCGTTTGTCGGGTCCACTACGATCCCCTTCGGTCACACCCTTATGAGCTGGGCGCGCGCTCGCACCGGCCGGACCTCATCCGCGCGGCAGTAACGCGTAGAAAAGCGTTTTTCTTCCGCCCGGTTACCTACCGGCACCGTCCGTCCGTGATAAACACGAACCGCATTGAGCGTGTGCTCTCGGACGTATATCACGTAATATTATGTCGTTATGCCCACgacatgttataatatgtactattatcagtatatattatatattattatttatgtaaagatCGATTTCTAACGACGATCGTGATTGGGAACTGTGGTGCTTAAATACAGCGCGGTAATTCTGATCGTGATTTTATTTGCACAAATAGGCACCTACTCATATGACACTCATCGTGTTACTCGATTCGAGGACCAAAACAGCTTCATTGTTTCTCCCATACGAAAtcgatattttcaaattttgtctgtcaatatttttctattaatagtttattagtatagatgttttatttatatataatatatatgcatagttGTCGATTGTTCTATAAAAACCGAAATTCCATCAAgcattgaaacatttaaaactattccCGAACAGTTGTATGATTTAtcgtttatacttttatagtgcatatatataactattttatttatgtaaaaaattctatattttttttttttgtcaaatttaaaaatggttatCTTTATCTATTATCTAGAATCTAGATTATGGATAAATATTTGAAGTGTTATCTACCATCTCAATTTTGAATGGTTAATCTGTTATTGGACCAGTGTCCAATTAAGTGCTAATGAATGGCACACCTTAGAGCAATCAATTTTTACCGGTTTTTAAAGTCCTATATAGGATTTTATTAGTActacaatatttaagtattttattcatttttggaTCTTGTTCAATTGTTTATCTACCAATGATTGGTCATTTCAGCTTAAAcgcttaaaaattgtatattattatacctggcTTTATTTCAGAGAAgacattattgttaaaaaaaagtgtcATCAATCAGtggaaaaatgaatttaaactttaaagacaactattataatataatatggtataatatataatacatgtacaatgtacatatttgcacaattttattattatattacatactaatCACATATCTTGAAACAGATTGCGAAATTATTTTCTAGCTGAGGTGGTTGGTGGTAAAGCAAATTAAAaccgttaatatattattatgtaaattattaattaataaactaacgTTTACGTCTATGTGTAATTAGATCCTTCTGCGTAAGTGctatttctaattaatttaaaagtttctgGAACGTTATATATTAACCCATtttgtaataatgatttttagtcAAGATGAAAGTTGTACACGGCGCTTTTAGTAGTTTATATTGCTCATAATGGTACTGCTTTTaaaagttttgaataataacaataatatttcaagcTTTAGaggacaatttataatattataatgagtaaggataattattgttattataatagacgCGCATTTACTTTGGTCGAGTgacttaaattgaaattttagattctgggcGAAACgacaaatgtattgatttaaccATGATTATGTGATATTGTATGTTGTGTTTGTGTCTTTTTTGTATgcgtataggacataggtacacGATAAGTTATTGTAAGAATTCTTCAATATTCCACTATGGGAATAAGGTCTTCTGCTAGAGAATTAGATTTTGCTTTTACTTTAAATAGGtcgaaattaaaaattcccattatgtttcaaaataatcgaggaaacaaataaaacattgaaGAAAAACTGGAGTTTTTACGCAAGTTTttgataatatctatttttattttattttttgtgtaactcaaataattttcaaaatatttttacactatttgaactatttatagacattttgtt encodes the following:
- the LOC132923708 gene encoding putative autophagy-related protein 11, translating into MLKKKDSEIFTMRSDFTILVDELKQIVNEKSNLENRLSQVTEELYSTTENHEQLLNKFEEQKEELNNMKSCSKVNLCADECISKEICEKTQTLSNDIKIIDGLENKLCDMKLQLKETVNLKTICDNQCKNICIQNVELKNELEIEKNKNRKNIYNVENLCKRILKFEAVIKGFEVQNKLYIVEIAELKENKCIAEKKYNEIINELNLTIEQLRKELVTTKLKAEKYEQFLKNLNDEDKKYYEQQIKSLNNNIENLKTELKYYKTQYDSLMTKNLLNEKELSQFIEKIQLLQTREFELNKENEENKEHVSMLCTTVDAMKRELEDTIQKNHVLTCQNRNLEATNVVHCEDIDKLNNTLVCVRKNESYVRKDLVVYKEELAKANEEIENLNSEINYVQNKLDTTCVNLSCTEQKLQDTELKLNEEICLKEKINDKYCNMVNCLTTNCNMEQSIKPTSLKSTECQYEIGDYCCFNDENNASCNATNDDVQALHYENNFSIIDCKMTKESTHIGLQTNLCCPDICPPISKTVSVIIEQSCPNDNILCCPEPCNVNKCDFGQCESNISCTCLCESPLKTASQTHCHSDDCLRPEESKLTTTCDCIAGFLEKENLKCQLDESEKLLKQYEQKAKDAELKLCAIEEERCKKELNMNKCLDKEKSEYQTNLDEVTAQLRSCNETIACKENDLKCCRSRENQLKKDIEKLKETLKCKDKKIKDYENKMNSLNDCLDECKKQFVTLKCSLELEKATKLELDKQLETFDDQSEKKIVKKLKTPEKVAVKKHRKSGSVRKNKSKISLKEKKKVMTPCERQRMRSGADHESVHGFSGTKLEMNSRRHYNGYKDDSHNYPCENSRGISKGDLATHTLPAEFIESLRQQVRQNVVCENTKCSTMGCCYDRTRR
- the LOC132925610 gene encoding uncharacterized protein LOC132925610 → MNYFIEAECLRRFKDLVNKYNKLLQVNSALSRNRQYCDYSKRIQILIEREKCHITLIKKLKYELCTKDNDINRLKLNEELNEKQINEYQA